A single region of the Schistocerca serialis cubense isolate TAMUIC-IGC-003099 chromosome 7, iqSchSeri2.2, whole genome shotgun sequence genome encodes:
- the LOC126412960 gene encoding mucin-2-like, producing MHGSYPITGEEQPLPPPLPPPPSPSPLLPRTTQGVENIAAEEKPLPLTTAGGGDIIADEEPPSPTTLDSGKISYFDELLAPTISAGSCNYLCEEPPLPTIFCGAANIIADETLLPTILGICDASGNEEPLPPTVLGSGDADAPVDPLPPTTPGTGNVIADDEPPSPTTLDGGKISYFDELLAPTISAGSCNYLCEEPSLPTTLCGAANIIADETLLPTILGICDASGNEEPLPPTILGSSDADAPVDPLPPTIPGTGNVIADDEPPSPTTLDGGKISYFDELLAPTISAGSCNCLCEEPPLPTTLCGAANIIADETLLPTILGICDASGNEEPLPLTVLGSGDADAPVDPLPPTTPGTGNVIADDEPPSPTTLDGGEMSYFDELLEPTISAGSCNYLCEEPPLPTTLSGAANTVEDETPPRTILGSCETTGYEEQPPLTIFGGSKITPEVSLLVPLVDVTPSPLQGVLLTGPPRKQAFPKLCTKKKASNPPLCLRGPPPFTAFRNKK from the coding sequence ATGCACGGCAGCTACCCCATCACTGGTGAAGAGCAGCCATTGCCGCCTCCACTGCCACCGCCGCCATCGCCGTCGCCACTGCTGCCTCGAACCACCCAAGGCGTTGAGAACATTGCTGCTGAAGAGAAACCGCTGCCGCTCACCACTGCAGGCGGCGGTGACATCATAGCTGATGAAGAGCCACCGTCCCCCACTACCTTGGACAGTGGCAAGATCAGTTATTTCGATGAGCTGCTGGCACCCACCATCTCTGCTGGCAGCTGCAACTACCTTTGTGAAGAGCCGCCACTTCCGACCATCTTCTGCGGTGCTGCTAACATCATTGCAGATGAGACACTGCTCCCCACCATCCTGGGGATCTGTGATGCAAGTGGTAATGAAGAGCCGTTGCCTCCCACCGTCCTTGGCAGCGGTGACGCTGATGCCCCTGTTGACCCACTGCCACCCACCACCCCAGGCACTGGTAATGTCATAGCTGATGACGAGCCACCATCCCCCACTACCTTGGACGGTGGCAAGATCAGTTATTTCGATGAGCTGCTGGCACCCACCATCTCCGCTGGCAGCTGCAACTACCTTTGTGAAGAGCCGTCGCTTCCGACCACCTTGTGCGGTGCTGCTAACATCATTGCAGATGAGACACTGCTCCCCACCATCCTGGGGATCTGTGATGCAAGTGGTAATGAAGAGCCGTTGCCTCCCACCATCCTTGGCAGCAGTGACGCTGATGCCCCTGTTGACCCACTGCCACCCACCATCCCAGGCACTGGTAATGTCATAGCTGATGACGAGCCACCATCCCCCACTACCTTGGACGGTGGCAAGATCAGTTATTTCGATGAGCTGCTGGCACCCACCATCTCCGCTGGCAGCTGCAACTGCCTTTGTGAAGAGCCACCGCTTCCGACCACCTTGTGCGGTGCTGCTAACATCATTGCAGATGAGACACTGCTCCCCACCATCCTGGGGATCTGTGATGCAAGTGGTAATGAAGAGCCGTTGCCTCTCACCGTCCTTGGCAGCGGTGACGCTGATGCCCCTGTTGACCCACTGCCACCCACCACCCCAGGCACTGGAAACGTCATAGCTGATGACGAGCCACCATCCCCCACTACCTTGGACGGTGGCGAGATGAGTTATTTCGATGAGCTGCTGGAACCCACCATCTCTGCTGGCAGCTGCAACTACCTTTGTGAAGAGCCGCCGCTTCCGACCACCTTGAGCGGTGCTGCCAACACTGTCGAAGACGAGACACCTCCCCGCACCATCTTGGGGAGCTGTGAAACAACTGGTTATGAAGAGCAGCCGCCCCTCACCATCTTTGGCGGCAGCAAGATCACCCCTGAAGTATCTCTGTTGGTGCCTTTAGTGGATGTTACACCATCGCCCCTACAGGGCGTGCTTCTCACTGGCCCTCCCAGAAAGCAGGCCTTCCCTAaactttgcacaaagaaaaaagcaTCTAATCCTCCTCTTTGTCTTCGTGGGCCTCCACCTTTTACTGCCTTTAGGAACAAAAAGTAA